The proteins below come from a single Corylus avellana chromosome ca3, CavTom2PMs-1.0 genomic window:
- the LOC132174963 gene encoding DNA-directed RNA polymerase IV subunit 1 isoform X1: MDYDLHEEQQVPPGLLTGISFNFSTQTDIEKISVIAIDAVSEVTDPKLGLPNPSSQCSTCGAHDLKYCEGHFGVIKFPFTILHPYYLSEVVKILNRICPGCKSVRQEVKVKGGNSVSSHPQPKSCKYCTGKSIEWYPTVKFKVSSTELFRNSAIIAEVNEKLPKKFQKKNFRGLPADFWDFIPKDEQQEESCLKPNRRVLSHAQVHYLLDDIDPKLIKKFVLRTDSLFLNCFPVTPNCHRVTEVTHAFSNGQRLIFDERTRAYKKLVDFRGIANELGSRALDCLKISKLSSDVSSNKDLVYGQQTKGADPSHSSGLRWMKDVVLGKRSDHCFRMVVVGDPHIKLSEIGIPCHVAERLHISERLNRWNFDKLSDCCRLCFIEKGEVYVRRKGILVRVRRITELQIGDTIYRPLNDGDIVLINRPPSIHKHSLIALCVKILPVTSVLSINPLCCSPFRGDFDGDCLHGYVPQSIDARVELSELVGLDKQLINGQSGRNLLSLSHDSLTAAHLVMEDGVLLNLFQMQQLQMFCPHQLLSPAVVKVPSLNSFVWTGKQLFSMLLPQGFDYVFPSNGVYISNGELLSSEGSFWLRDNNSNLFQSLVKHCQGKVLDFLYTAQEVLCEWLSMRGLSVSLLDLYLSSDSCSWKNMMDEIRCGLQEADQTCNFKQLMLDSCRDFLVEGGEENAVVLDVERLCFEKQKSAALSQASVDAFKQVFRDIQNLVYKYAGKDNSLLTMFKAGSKGNLLKLVQHSMCLGLQHSLVRLSFRIPHQLSCAAWNNQKELGSVQKVDDTPEHTRSYIPYAVVENSFITGLNPLECFVHSVTSRDSSFSDNADLPGTLNRRLMFLMRDLYTAYDGTVRNAYGNQLIQFSYDSKKDASTPNSSTDDLFGGSVDAHDGIGGQPVGSFSASAISEAAYSALDQPISLLETSPLLNLKNVLESGSKKRKTDRTMSIFLSKKLGRRRHGLEYGALEVKNHLERLIFSDIVSTVMIIFSPQTCSKMHFSPWVCHFHICKEIVRRRGLKVHSVINSLYRRCNSSRTESKLNLSKAQITSKCCSVAETQKGNNDTFCVNVTIAEISKNSSLQLDTVRQSVIPFLLGAVVKGYPEIKKVDILWHDLPNLSSCRHSSCGELYLRVSMSGDSYRTNLWSLLKNDCLQIMDMIDWSRSHPDNVHDFCLAYGIDAGWKYFLNRLESAISDTGKSILPRHLLLVADSLSATGEFVGLNAKGIAQHREHASVSSPFMQACFSSPGACFIKAAKAGVVDDLKGNLDALAWGKVIPTGTGGHFDIIYSGKGNEVLKPVDVYNLWGSKIISDEQNIQIKMPVIHKSMSDKCDAQFAYKHGDLVPKGLKKSEISKTLLRSFLTANDILNWAHGLRVLLHKYPINHSLDEKDKSALMRALYFHPRRDEKIGSGAQDIKIGCHHKHQNTRCFEVVRMDGTVEDFSYHKCVLAALEIVDPRRAKIYKSKWLQRSTA, encoded by the exons ATGGACTATGACTTGCATGAAGAGCAACAAGTGCCACCTGGTCTGCTCACTGGcataagttttaatttttctactcAGACAGATATA GAGAAGATATCTGTTATAGCGATTGATGCAGTCAGTGAGGTCACTGATCCTAAGTTGGGACTCCCAAATCCCTCTTCACAATGCTCCACATGTGGTGCCCATGATTTAAAATACTGCGAAG gTCATTTTGGGGTTATCAAATTTCCATTCACCATACTCCATCCTTATTATTTATCGGAAGTTGTAAAGATTTTGAACAGAATTTGCCCCGGATGTAAATCTGTCAGGCAAGAAGTAAAGGTCAAG GGTGGGAATTCAGTATCTAGCCATCCTCAACCTAAGAGTTGCAAATATTGTACT GGAAAGTCAATAGAGTGGTATCCAACAGTGAAGTTTAAAGTTTCCTCTACGGAACTCTTTAGAAATAGTGCAATTATAGCAGAGGTAAACGAAAAGTTGCCAAAGaagtttcaaaagaaaaattttagggGCTTGCCTGCTGATTTTTGGGATTTTATTCCAAAAGATgaacaacaagaagaaagtTGTTTGAAACCAAACAGAAGGGTTCTATCACATGCCCAG GTCCATTATTTGTTGGATGATATCGATCCAAAGCTGATCAAGAAGTTTGTTTTGAGGACAGATTCACTTTTTCTCAACTGTTTCCCAGTTACACCGAATTGTCATCGTGTGACTGAAGTTACACATGCATTTTCTAATGGACAGCGATTGATCTTT GATGAACGGACCAGGGCCTACAAGAAGTTGGTTGATTTTAGGGGGATAGCTAATGAGCTAGGTTCTCGTGCCCTGGACTGCCTGAAAATTTCGAAG TTAAGCTCAGATGTGTCTTCAAATAAAGATTTGGTATATGGCCAGCAAACAAAAGGGGCAGATCCCTCACACTCTTCTGGGTTGAGATGGATGAAAGATGTTGTACTTGGGAAGCGGAGTGATCATTGTTTCCGCATGGTGGTTGTTGGTGATCCACATATCAAGCTCAGTGAAATTGGTATACCATGTCATGTTGCTGAGAGGTTGCATATTTCTGAGCGTTTGAACAGGTGGAACTTTGATAAGTTAAGTGATTGTTGTAGATTATGTTTCATTGAGAAGGGAGAGGTTTATGTTCGTAGAAAAGGTATTCTGGTTCGTGTGCGTCGTATCACTGAGCTCCAAATTGGGGACACTATATATAGGCCTTTGAATGATGGGGATATTGTGTTGATAAACAGACCTCCTTCTATACATAAACACTCCCTTATAGCTCTATGTGTTAAGATCCTACCAGTAACTTCAGTTCTTTCTATAAACCCACTTTGCTGTTCTCCTTTTCGTGGGGATTTTGATGGTGATTGTCTTCATGGCTATGTTCCTCAATCAATTGATGCCAGAGTTGAACTTAGTGAGCTTGTTGGTTTagataaacaattaattaatgggCAGAGTGGTAGGAACCTTCTTTCACTTAGTCATGATAGTTTAACTGCTGCTCATTTGGTCATGGAGGATGGTGTTCTCTTGAACCTTTTCCAAATGCAGCAGCTGCAAATGTTTTGCCCGCATCAACTTTTGTCACCAGCAGTTGTCAAAGTTCCCTCACTTAATAGTTTTGTTTGGACTGGCAAGCAACTATTCAGCATGCTTCTGCCTCAAGGGTTTGATTATGTTTTTCCTTCAAATGGTGTTTACATTAGTAATGGAGAGCTTTTGTCTTCTGAAGGATCTTTTTGGTTGCGTGACAATAATAGTAACCTTTTTCAAAGTCTGGTCAAACATTGCCAGGGTAAGGTACTTGACTTCTTGTATACTGCTCAGGAAGTTCTCTGTGAGTGGTTGTCAATGAGGGGCTTGAGTGTTTCACTTTTGGACTTATACCTCTCCTCTGACTCATGCTCGTGGAAAAACATGATGGATGAAATCCGTTGTGGGTTACAAGAAGCAGATCAGACGTGTAATTTCAAACAGTTGATGTTGGATTCTTGTCGTGATTTTCTCGTCGAAGGTGGCGAAGAGAATGCTGTGGTTCTTGATGTGGAGCGTTTGTGCTTTGAGAAGCAAAAATCTGCTGCGCTCAGTCAAGCTTCTGTTGATGCTTTCAAGCAAGTATTTCGGGATATCCAAAATTTAGTCTACAAGTATGCAGGTAAGGACAACTCCTTGTTGACTATGTTTAAGGCTGGAAGCAAGGGTAATTTGCTGAAATTGGTCCAGCATAGCATGTGTCTTGGCTTGCAACATTCACTGGTTCGACTATCATTTAGAATTCCCCACCAGCTCTCATGTGCTGCTTGGAATAATCAGAAGGAACTTGGTTCAGTCCAGAAGGTTGATGACACTCCTGAACATACTCGGTCTTACATTCCATATGCTGTTGTTGAGAATTCTTTTATAACTGGTTTGAATCCTCTAGAATGTTTTGTTCATTCAGTCACAAGTCGAGATAGTTCTTTTAGTGACAATGCTGATCTACCTGGGACTTTGAACCGTCGTCTTATGTTCTTAATGCGTGATTTGTACACAGCATATGATGGAACAGTGAGAAATGCATATGGTAATCAACTTATTCAGTTCTCTTATGATAGTAAGAAGGATGCATCTACTCCAAACAGCAGCACTGACGACTTGTTTGGTGGGAGCGTTGATGCTCATGATGGGATAGGTGGCCAGCCTGTTGGTTCATTTTCAGCTTCTGCCATTTCAGAAGCCGCATACAGTGCTTTGGACCAACCAATTAGCCTACTTGAAACTTCTCCACTGTTGAATCTGAag AATGTTCTGGAGTCTGGTTCGAAAAAACGTAAGACGGACAGAactatgtcaatttttttgtccAAGAAACTTGGAAGACGGAGGCATGGGCTCGAGTATGGAGCCTTAGAAGTTAAGAATCATTTGGAGAGACTAATATTTTCAGACATTGTGTCTACTGTCATGATAAT CTTTTCCCCACAGACTTGTAGCAAGATGCATTTCAGTCCTTGGGTTTGCCATTTTCATATATGCAAG GAAATTGTGAGGAGAAGAGGACTAAAGGTGCATTCAGTCATCAATTCCCTCTACAGGAGGTGTAACTCTTCCAGAACAGAGTCAAAATTGAATCTTTCCAAAGCGCAAATAACAAGCAA GTGTTGTTCTGTAGCTGAAACACAGAAGGGAAATAATGATACATTTTGCGTCAATGTCACAATAGCTGAGATCTCCAAGAATTCTTCTTTACAATTGGATACAGTTCGACAGTCAGTCATACCTTTCCTTCTTGGAGCTGTTGTTAAAG GTTACCCTGAGATCAAGAAGGTGGATATTTTGTGGCATGATCTGCCTAATCTATCAAGTTGTCGTCATAGTTCTTGTGGTGAACTATACTTGAGGGTTTCTATGTCAGGAGACTCTTATAGAACAAATCTCTGGAGTTTGCTTAAGAATGACTGTCTACAAATAATGGATATGATCGATTGGTCAAGAAGTCATCCAGATAATGTTCATGATTTCTGTTTGGCCTATGGAATAGATGCTGGATGgaaatattttctcaat AGGCTGGAATCTGCAATATCTGATACTGGCAAGTCTATACTTCCTCGGCATTTGCTGCTTGTTGCTGATAGTCTATCAGCTACAGGAGAGTTTGTTGGCTTGAATGCAAAAGGCATTGCACAACATAGAGAACATGCATCTGTCTCGTCACCCTTTATGCAAGCGTGTTTCTCT AGCCCTGGTGCGTGCTTTATTAAAGCTGCTAAGGCTGGTGTTGTGGATGATCTTAAGGGTAACCTTGATGCATTGGCATGGGGAAAGGTTATTCCTACAGGGACTGGTGGTcactttgatattatatattctgGGAAG GGGAATGAGGTTTTGAAGCCTGTAGATGTTTATAATCTTTGGGGCAGCAAAATTATTTCTGATGAACAGAATATACAGATCAAAATGCCTGTTATACACAAAAGTATGTCTGACAAATGTGATGCTCAATTTGCCTACAAGCATGGCGATCTTGTACCAAAAGGACTTAAAAAGTCAGAAATATCAAAAACACTCTTAAGAAGTTTTTTGACAGCAAATGATATTCTGAATTGGGCCCATGGATTGAGGGTTCTACTGCACAA
- the LOC132174963 gene encoding DNA-directed RNA polymerase IV subunit 1 isoform X2, whose product MKDVVLGKRSDHCFRMVVVGDPHIKLSEIGIPCHVAERLHISERLNRWNFDKLSDCCRLCFIEKGEVYVRRKGILVRVRRITELQIGDTIYRPLNDGDIVLINRPPSIHKHSLIALCVKILPVTSVLSINPLCCSPFRGDFDGDCLHGYVPQSIDARVELSELVGLDKQLINGQSGRNLLSLSHDSLTAAHLVMEDGVLLNLFQMQQLQMFCPHQLLSPAVVKVPSLNSFVWTGKQLFSMLLPQGFDYVFPSNGVYISNGELLSSEGSFWLRDNNSNLFQSLVKHCQGKVLDFLYTAQEVLCEWLSMRGLSVSLLDLYLSSDSCSWKNMMDEIRCGLQEADQTCNFKQLMLDSCRDFLVEGGEENAVVLDVERLCFEKQKSAALSQASVDAFKQVFRDIQNLVYKYAGKDNSLLTMFKAGSKGNLLKLVQHSMCLGLQHSLVRLSFRIPHQLSCAAWNNQKELGSVQKVDDTPEHTRSYIPYAVVENSFITGLNPLECFVHSVTSRDSSFSDNADLPGTLNRRLMFLMRDLYTAYDGTVRNAYGNQLIQFSYDSKKDASTPNSSTDDLFGGSVDAHDGIGGQPVGSFSASAISEAAYSALDQPISLLETSPLLNLKNVLESGSKKRKTDRTMSIFLSKKLGRRRHGLEYGALEVKNHLERLIFSDIVSTVMIIFSPQTCSKMHFSPWVCHFHICKEIVRRRGLKVHSVINSLYRRCNSSRTESKLNLSKAQITSKCCSVAETQKGNNDTFCVNVTIAEISKNSSLQLDTVRQSVIPFLLGAVVKGYPEIKKVDILWHDLPNLSSCRHSSCGELYLRVSMSGDSYRTNLWSLLKNDCLQIMDMIDWSRSHPDNVHDFCLAYGIDAGWKYFLNRLESAISDTGKSILPRHLLLVADSLSATGEFVGLNAKGIAQHREHASVSSPFMQACFSSPGACFIKAAKAGVVDDLKGNLDALAWGKVIPTGTGGHFDIIYSGKGNEVLKPVDVYNLWGSKIISDEQNIQIKMPVIHKSMSDKCDAQFAYKHGDLVPKGLKKSEISKTLLRSFLTANDILNWAHGLRVLLHKYPINHSLDEKDKSALMRALYFHPRRDEKIGSGAQDIKIGCHHKHQNTRCFEVVRMDGTVEDFSYHKCVLAALEIVDPRRAKIYKSKWLQRSTA is encoded by the exons ATGAAAGATGTTGTACTTGGGAAGCGGAGTGATCATTGTTTCCGCATGGTGGTTGTTGGTGATCCACATATCAAGCTCAGTGAAATTGGTATACCATGTCATGTTGCTGAGAGGTTGCATATTTCTGAGCGTTTGAACAGGTGGAACTTTGATAAGTTAAGTGATTGTTGTAGATTATGTTTCATTGAGAAGGGAGAGGTTTATGTTCGTAGAAAAGGTATTCTGGTTCGTGTGCGTCGTATCACTGAGCTCCAAATTGGGGACACTATATATAGGCCTTTGAATGATGGGGATATTGTGTTGATAAACAGACCTCCTTCTATACATAAACACTCCCTTATAGCTCTATGTGTTAAGATCCTACCAGTAACTTCAGTTCTTTCTATAAACCCACTTTGCTGTTCTCCTTTTCGTGGGGATTTTGATGGTGATTGTCTTCATGGCTATGTTCCTCAATCAATTGATGCCAGAGTTGAACTTAGTGAGCTTGTTGGTTTagataaacaattaattaatgggCAGAGTGGTAGGAACCTTCTTTCACTTAGTCATGATAGTTTAACTGCTGCTCATTTGGTCATGGAGGATGGTGTTCTCTTGAACCTTTTCCAAATGCAGCAGCTGCAAATGTTTTGCCCGCATCAACTTTTGTCACCAGCAGTTGTCAAAGTTCCCTCACTTAATAGTTTTGTTTGGACTGGCAAGCAACTATTCAGCATGCTTCTGCCTCAAGGGTTTGATTATGTTTTTCCTTCAAATGGTGTTTACATTAGTAATGGAGAGCTTTTGTCTTCTGAAGGATCTTTTTGGTTGCGTGACAATAATAGTAACCTTTTTCAAAGTCTGGTCAAACATTGCCAGGGTAAGGTACTTGACTTCTTGTATACTGCTCAGGAAGTTCTCTGTGAGTGGTTGTCAATGAGGGGCTTGAGTGTTTCACTTTTGGACTTATACCTCTCCTCTGACTCATGCTCGTGGAAAAACATGATGGATGAAATCCGTTGTGGGTTACAAGAAGCAGATCAGACGTGTAATTTCAAACAGTTGATGTTGGATTCTTGTCGTGATTTTCTCGTCGAAGGTGGCGAAGAGAATGCTGTGGTTCTTGATGTGGAGCGTTTGTGCTTTGAGAAGCAAAAATCTGCTGCGCTCAGTCAAGCTTCTGTTGATGCTTTCAAGCAAGTATTTCGGGATATCCAAAATTTAGTCTACAAGTATGCAGGTAAGGACAACTCCTTGTTGACTATGTTTAAGGCTGGAAGCAAGGGTAATTTGCTGAAATTGGTCCAGCATAGCATGTGTCTTGGCTTGCAACATTCACTGGTTCGACTATCATTTAGAATTCCCCACCAGCTCTCATGTGCTGCTTGGAATAATCAGAAGGAACTTGGTTCAGTCCAGAAGGTTGATGACACTCCTGAACATACTCGGTCTTACATTCCATATGCTGTTGTTGAGAATTCTTTTATAACTGGTTTGAATCCTCTAGAATGTTTTGTTCATTCAGTCACAAGTCGAGATAGTTCTTTTAGTGACAATGCTGATCTACCTGGGACTTTGAACCGTCGTCTTATGTTCTTAATGCGTGATTTGTACACAGCATATGATGGAACAGTGAGAAATGCATATGGTAATCAACTTATTCAGTTCTCTTATGATAGTAAGAAGGATGCATCTACTCCAAACAGCAGCACTGACGACTTGTTTGGTGGGAGCGTTGATGCTCATGATGGGATAGGTGGCCAGCCTGTTGGTTCATTTTCAGCTTCTGCCATTTCAGAAGCCGCATACAGTGCTTTGGACCAACCAATTAGCCTACTTGAAACTTCTCCACTGTTGAATCTGAag AATGTTCTGGAGTCTGGTTCGAAAAAACGTAAGACGGACAGAactatgtcaatttttttgtccAAGAAACTTGGAAGACGGAGGCATGGGCTCGAGTATGGAGCCTTAGAAGTTAAGAATCATTTGGAGAGACTAATATTTTCAGACATTGTGTCTACTGTCATGATAAT CTTTTCCCCACAGACTTGTAGCAAGATGCATTTCAGTCCTTGGGTTTGCCATTTTCATATATGCAAG GAAATTGTGAGGAGAAGAGGACTAAAGGTGCATTCAGTCATCAATTCCCTCTACAGGAGGTGTAACTCTTCCAGAACAGAGTCAAAATTGAATCTTTCCAAAGCGCAAATAACAAGCAA GTGTTGTTCTGTAGCTGAAACACAGAAGGGAAATAATGATACATTTTGCGTCAATGTCACAATAGCTGAGATCTCCAAGAATTCTTCTTTACAATTGGATACAGTTCGACAGTCAGTCATACCTTTCCTTCTTGGAGCTGTTGTTAAAG GTTACCCTGAGATCAAGAAGGTGGATATTTTGTGGCATGATCTGCCTAATCTATCAAGTTGTCGTCATAGTTCTTGTGGTGAACTATACTTGAGGGTTTCTATGTCAGGAGACTCTTATAGAACAAATCTCTGGAGTTTGCTTAAGAATGACTGTCTACAAATAATGGATATGATCGATTGGTCAAGAAGTCATCCAGATAATGTTCATGATTTCTGTTTGGCCTATGGAATAGATGCTGGATGgaaatattttctcaat AGGCTGGAATCTGCAATATCTGATACTGGCAAGTCTATACTTCCTCGGCATTTGCTGCTTGTTGCTGATAGTCTATCAGCTACAGGAGAGTTTGTTGGCTTGAATGCAAAAGGCATTGCACAACATAGAGAACATGCATCTGTCTCGTCACCCTTTATGCAAGCGTGTTTCTCT AGCCCTGGTGCGTGCTTTATTAAAGCTGCTAAGGCTGGTGTTGTGGATGATCTTAAGGGTAACCTTGATGCATTGGCATGGGGAAAGGTTATTCCTACAGGGACTGGTGGTcactttgatattatatattctgGGAAG GGGAATGAGGTTTTGAAGCCTGTAGATGTTTATAATCTTTGGGGCAGCAAAATTATTTCTGATGAACAGAATATACAGATCAAAATGCCTGTTATACACAAAAGTATGTCTGACAAATGTGATGCTCAATTTGCCTACAAGCATGGCGATCTTGTACCAAAAGGACTTAAAAAGTCAGAAATATCAAAAACACTCTTAAGAAGTTTTTTGACAGCAAATGATATTCTGAATTGGGCCCATGGATTGAGGGTTCTACTGCACAA